A region of Nerophis lumbriciformis linkage group LG26, RoL_Nlum_v2.1, whole genome shotgun sequence DNA encodes the following proteins:
- the LOC133623942 gene encoding BTB/POZ domain-containing protein 6-B-like has product MPTADCRLLHHGRIMRCLTCLLLLPDTLRKSKKLGGLPGRLPLSYDVPSGKKHKKMAAELCPAGNGNLASGTTVADAEKTKEAPVDQAAGGGGGAGGDDGGGAAATSPSSQQNISNNNTAEPRSWQSSHPTLRERNALMFNNELMADVHFIVGPPGGSQRVPAHKYVLAVGSSVFCAMFYGDLAEEESAIHIPDVEPAAFLILLKYMYSDEMELEADTVLATLYAAKKYIVPALARACVNFLETSLEAKNACVLLSQSRLFEEPDLTQRCWEVIDAQAELALRSEGFCEIDLQTLEIILRRETLNTKEAVVFEAVMSWAAAECQRQGLGPTTRNKRQALGKALFMVRIPTMSLEEFADGAAQSDILTLEETHNMFLWYTAANKPKVDFPLTAREGLAAQRCHRFQSSAYRSNQWRYRGRCDSIQFAVDKRIFIAGLGLYGSSGGKAEYSVRIELKRQGLILAQNLTKFVSDGSSSTFPVWFEHPVQVEQDAFYTVSAVLDGNELSYFGQEGMTEVQCGRVTFQFQCSSDSTNGTGVQGGQIPELVFYA; this is encoded by the exons ATGCCCACGGCAGACTGCAGGCTGCTCCATCATGGCCGGATCATGAGGTGCCTGACCTGCCTCCTCCTGCTGCCAGACACCCTGAGAAAGTCCAAGAAGCTCGGCGGGCTCCCGGGCAGACTGCCGCTGTCTTACGACGTCCCGAGCGGCAAGAAGCACAAGAAGATGGCCGCGGAGCTTTGTCCCGCCGGCAACGGCAACCTGGCCAGCGGCACCACGGTGGCGGACGCCGAGAAGACCAAGGAGGCGCCGGTCGACCAGGCCGCCGGCGGAGGCGGTGGCGCCGGCGGGGACGACGGCGGAGGCGCGGCGGCCACCAGCCCGAGCAGCCAGCAGAACATCAGCAACAACAACACCGCGGAACCCAGAAGCTGGCAGTCCAGCCACCCCACGCTGAGGGAGAG gAACGCCTTGATGTTTAACAACGAGCTGATGGCTGATGTCCACTTCATCGTGGGGCCCCCAGGAGGGTCACAGAGGGTTCCAGCACACAAG TACGTGCTGGCCGTGGGAAGCTCCGTCTTCTGCGCCATGTTTTACGGCGATCTGGCGGAGGAGGAGTCTGCAATCCACATCCCAGATGTGGAGCCCGCTGCTTTTCTAATTCTGCTCAA GTACATGTACAGCGACGAGATGGAGCTGGAGGCGGACACGGTGCTGGCCACCCTGTACGCCGCCAAGAAGTACATCGTCCCGGCACTGGCCAGAGCCTGCGTCAACTTCCTGGAGACGAGCCTGGAGGCCAAAAACGCATGCGTCCTGCTCTCGCAGAGCCGCCTGTTCGAGGAGCCCGACTTGACGCAGCGCTGCTGGGAGGTGATCGATGCCCAGGCTGAGCTGGCGCTGCGATCCGAGGGCTTCTGCGAGATCGACCTGCAGACGCTGGAGATCATCCTGCGGCGAGAGACGCTCAACACCAAGGAGGCTGTGGTGTTTGAGGCGGTCATGAGCTGGGCCGCTGCCGAGTGCCAGAGACAGGGGCTGGGGCCCACCACCCGCAATAAGCGGCAGGCGTTGGGGAAGGCGTTGTTCATGGTACGCATACCCACCATGAGCCTGGAGGAGTTTGCAGACGGGGCGGCCCAGTCTGACATCCTCACTCTGGAGGAGACGCACAACATGTTCCTGTGGTACACGGCCGCCAACAAGCCCAAAGTGGACTTCCCCCTGACCGCCAGGGAGGGTCTGGCGGCACAGAGGTGCCACCGCTTTCAGTCTTCAGCCTACCGGAGCAACCAGTGGCGGTACCGCGGCCGCTGCGACAGCATCCAGTTCGCTGTGGACAAACGAATCTTTATCGCCGGGTTGGGACTGTACGGCTCAAGCGGCGGCAAGGCCGAGTACAGCGTCCGAATCGAACTCAAGAGGCAGGGCCTCATCCTGGCCCAGAACCTGACAAAGTTTGTGTCGGACGGATCGAGCAGCACCTTCCCGGTGTGGTTTGAGCACCCAGTGCAGGTGGAGCAGGACGCCTTCTACACGGTCAGCGCCGTGCTGGATGGCAATGAGCTGAGCTACTTTGGCCAGGAAGGAATGACGGAGGTGCAGTGCGGGAGAGTGACCTTTCAGTTCCAGTGCTCCTCGGACAGCACTAACGGCACCGGAGTGCAGGGGGGGCAGATCCCTGAGCTGGTCTTCTATGCCTGA